One Azoarcus sp. DN11 DNA segment encodes these proteins:
- a CDS encoding MliC family protein translates to MTARTFALGPLASLLAALIAGCAQAPTASRPVEYACDAGKGFSVAYHAGGDATIDIEGMRFGLMKEAASGGEERYACGALTLWRRGSMARVDLENSLYENCHARD, encoded by the coding sequence ATGACCGCTCGTACCTTTGCCCTCGGCCCTCTCGCCAGCCTGCTGGCCGCCCTGATCGCGGGCTGTGCCCAGGCGCCCACCGCCTCGCGCCCCGTGGAATACGCCTGCGATGCGGGCAAGGGCTTTTCGGTCGCCTACCACGCAGGGGGCGATGCGACGATAGACATCGAGGGGATGCGCTTCGGCCTGATGAAGGAGGCCGCGAGCGGCGGCGAGGAACGCTACGCCTGCGGCGCCCTGACGCTGTGGCGCCGCGGCAGCATGGCGCGCGTGGATCTGGAGAATTCCCTGTACGAAAACTGCCACGCGCGTGACTGA
- the leuE gene encoding leucine efflux protein LeuE: protein MAYGITDLTTFILGTIFIVLLPGPNSVYVMSIASRLGVAAGYRGACGIFVGDTILMILSATGAASVLKTTPALFMVLKYAGAAYLAWVGLGLLRAALTRWRDKAAGAVEAEQAPLDAAHPFRSALVISLMNPKAILFFVSFFIQFVDPGYAYPALSFAILGTIVQVCSAAYLSALIFGGAHLAAQFRRRRRLSAAATGGVGGLFIGFGAKLASATLG from the coding sequence ATGGCTTATGGCATAACCGACCTGACGACCTTCATCCTCGGCACGATTTTCATCGTGCTGCTGCCCGGACCCAATTCGGTGTACGTGATGTCGATCGCGTCGCGCCTGGGGGTGGCGGCCGGTTATCGCGGTGCGTGCGGGATCTTCGTCGGCGACACGATCCTGATGATCCTCTCCGCAACCGGCGCCGCGTCCGTGCTGAAGACGACGCCGGCGCTGTTCATGGTGCTGAAGTACGCCGGGGCGGCCTACCTCGCGTGGGTCGGCCTCGGGCTGCTGCGCGCGGCGCTCACCCGCTGGCGCGACAAGGCCGCGGGCGCCGTCGAAGCGGAGCAGGCGCCTCTCGACGCCGCACATCCCTTCCGTTCCGCGCTGGTGATCAGCCTGATGAACCCGAAGGCGATCCTGTTCTTCGTGTCCTTCTTCATCCAGTTCGTGGATCCCGGCTACGCTTACCCCGCACTCTCGTTCGCGATCCTCGGCACGATCGTGCAGGTGTGCAGCGCCGCCTACCTGTCGGCGCTGATCTTCGGCGGGGCGCACCTCGCGGCGCAGTTCCGCCGTCGCCGTCGCCTGTCCGCCGCCGCGACCGGCGGCGTCGGCGGACTCTTCATCGGCTTCGGGGCCAAGCTGGCCAGCGCGACGCTGGGCTGA